A genomic region of Streptococcus suis contains the following coding sequences:
- a CDS encoding cadmium resistance transporter has product MTIITYALILGISTSIDYFLILFLLFSQAKKPGERRTIYLGQLLASFILILLSSTLSQVANVFLADWILGLLGFVPILLGVRILFENEAETEIPDSKIGLLSIIFISLASGVDNLGIFTPYFTTLSTLETFLTAGLILLETVAICYLAEKFGSLHSISEFIEKYEKMILPTIFIILGIYILFEFGTMTYLLQLLT; this is encoded by the coding sequence ATGACTATTATTACTTATGCACTGATTCTCGGTATTTCAACAAGTATCGATTATTTCCTAATTTTATTCCTTTTATTTTCACAGGCAAAAAAACCAGGTGAAAGACGCACAATCTATCTTGGACAACTACTTGCTAGTTTTATACTCATTCTCTTAAGTTCGACCCTTAGCCAAGTTGCCAATGTTTTTCTAGCTGACTGGATCCTTGGTCTGCTCGGCTTCGTCCCTATTCTACTAGGGGTTAGAATCCTTTTTGAAAACGAAGCAGAGACAGAGATTCCTGATAGCAAAATCGGACTACTATCTATAATTTTTATTTCATTAGCATCGGGAGTAGATAATTTAGGAATATTCACACCCTATTTTACAACTTTAAGTACCTTAGAAACGTTCTTAACTGCTGGCCTGATCTTGCTAGAGACAGTCGCCATTTGCTACCTAGCAGAAAAATTTGGGAGTCTCCATAGCATTTCTGAATTCATAGAAAAATATGAAAAAATGATTCTTCCAACCATTTTTATCATATTAGGAATCTACATTTTATTCGAATTCGGAACAATGACCTACCTACTGCAATTACTAACATAA
- a CDS encoding ABC transporter ATP-binding protein — protein MVQLNLKNIYKKYPNSEHYSVENFNLDIKDKEFIVFVGPSGCGKSTTLRMIAGLEDITEGEAYIDGVLMNDVAPKDRDIAMVFQNYALYPHMTVFDNMAFGLKLRKYSKDEIKKRVEEAAQILGLTEFLQRKPADLSGGQRQRVAMGRAIVRDAKVFLMDEPLSNLDAKLRVSMRTEIAKIHRRIGATTIYVTHDQTEAMTLADRIVIMSATKNEAGTGTIGRIEQIGSPEELYNKPVNKFVASFIGSPAMNFFTVTLQEGVLVGDGFKVDLPEGRRKHLEEKGYNGKSFTLGIRPEDIKASQLELDTYPSSIVEAEVVVSELLGAETMLYSKVGNTEFVSRVDARDYHNPGDKVRLTFNLNKAHFFDDETDQAIV, from the coding sequence ATGGTTCAACTTAATTTAAAAAATATTTATAAAAAATATCCAAATAGCGAGCATTATTCCGTTGAAAACTTTAATCTAGATATTAAAGATAAAGAGTTTATTGTTTTCGTAGGTCCTTCAGGATGCGGTAAATCAACTACTCTTCGTATGATTGCTGGATTGGAAGATATTACAGAAGGTGAAGCTTACATCGACGGTGTGTTGATGAATGATGTGGCACCAAAAGACCGTGATATTGCCATGGTATTCCAGAACTATGCCCTTTACCCACACATGACTGTATTTGACAACATGGCTTTCGGTTTGAAATTGCGTAAATACAGCAAGGATGAAATCAAAAAACGTGTGGAAGAAGCAGCACAAATTCTTGGCTTGACAGAATTCTTGCAACGTAAACCTGCTGACCTTTCTGGTGGTCAACGCCAACGTGTTGCCATGGGTCGTGCCATTGTCCGTGATGCAAAAGTATTCTTGATGGATGAGCCTTTGTCAAACTTGGATGCCAAATTGCGTGTATCCATGCGTACAGAGATTGCTAAAATCCACCGTCGTATTGGTGCAACAACGATCTACGTAACGCATGACCAAACAGAAGCCATGACCTTGGCTGACCGTATTGTTATTATGTCTGCGACTAAGAATGAAGCAGGTACAGGTACAATCGGTCGTATCGAACAAATTGGTAGCCCAGAAGAGCTTTACAATAAACCTGTAAACAAATTTGTTGCCAGCTTCATCGGTAGTCCTGCAATGAACTTCTTTACAGTGACTCTTCAAGAGGGTGTGCTTGTTGGAGATGGTTTCAAAGTAGATCTTCCAGAAGGTCGTCGCAAGCACTTGGAAGAAAAAGGTTACAACGGTAAATCATTTACATTGGGTATCCGTCCAGAAGACATTAAAGCTTCACAATTGGAGTTGGACACTTATCCATCTTCTATCGTGGAAGCAGAAGTTGTCGTTTCAGAGCTTCTTGGTGCGGAAACCATGCTATACTCTAAAGTAGGAAATACAGAATTTGTATCTCGTGTAGATGCGCGTGATTACCACAATCCAGGAGACAAGGTGCGCTTGACCTTCAACCTCAACAAAGCTCATTTCTTTGATGATGAAACAGATCAAGCCATTGTTTAA
- a CDS encoding helix-turn-helix domain-containing protein, with amino-acid sequence MSKREELQHLFPKGRLVFEEAENGASIQLPLADHTWFSIERKDLTDREIELIDLLMNDLSAEQGHPWGRYFQGGGPLPQNLEKLQVIHAHVGHVSDEDGKVAWLDMMAKLLPNLQGYYTGNGQDYLFILHQAPLFDVKEILRDTLATMEFDFGLRITLFLGQIWPAKLVHSWPQLIEAEQSLFHHWRSSHHQSRLLTFGQLYLWAGQLHPVLREGLASLIAHQQLEKEIVALWQEGAVITKAAQSLYIHRNTLQYRLDKWFDWTGLQLKELTDLAVCYMVIMDLSI; translated from the coding sequence ATGAGCAAAAGGGAAGAATTGCAGCACCTATTTCCAAAAGGAAGGCTTGTATTTGAAGAGGCAGAAAACGGAGCAAGTATCCAGTTGCCTCTGGCTGATCATACTTGGTTTTCCATCGAACGCAAGGATTTGACAGATCGAGAAATCGAACTGATTGACTTGCTGATGAATGACTTGAGCGCAGAACAAGGTCATCCTTGGGGACGCTATTTCCAAGGGGGAGGTCCTCTTCCGCAAAACTTGGAAAAGCTACAGGTTATTCATGCTCATGTAGGCCATGTATCCGATGAAGATGGAAAGGTAGCCTGGCTTGATATGATGGCCAAACTCCTCCCCAATCTCCAAGGCTACTATACAGGCAATGGACAGGATTACCTGTTCATTCTACATCAGGCACCTCTTTTTGATGTCAAAGAAATACTGCGTGATACCCTTGCTACCATGGAGTTCGATTTTGGTCTGAGAATTACATTGTTTTTAGGTCAAATCTGGCCAGCCAAATTGGTACACTCTTGGCCACAATTAATCGAAGCTGAACAATCCCTTTTTCACCATTGGCGAAGCAGCCACCATCAATCACGGTTGCTTACCTTCGGTCAGCTCTATCTTTGGGCAGGTCAACTTCACCCCGTTTTGAGAGAAGGACTTGCTAGTTTGATTGCCCACCAGCAGCTAGAAAAGGAAATTGTAGCTCTTTGGCAAGAAGGTGCGGTCATAACCAAGGCAGCCCAGTCTCTCTATATCCATCGAAATACGTTGCAGTATCGCTTGGACAAATGGTTTGATTGGACGGGATTACAGCTCAAGGAATTGACGGATTTGGCAGTTTGCTACATGGTTATCATGGATTTAAGTATCTAA
- a CDS encoding response regulator transcription factor, whose translation MMHKMLVVDDEYMILEGMKHLLPYHEYNVEIVYTAENAEEALDYFSQHTVDLVLTDVSMPDMTGLEMVRRMKEQSPDTHIIIMSGFQEFEYARKAISLGAMDYLLKPINKQELAKLLQQLPTLKKETDREYTRGFLAGTLTASELLSHSQKTWFAARETPNPMGYCREKNILHQVYYFQLTESRLEGSLYTEEVTPTMTIRQLIDKVERRLFYRQLSEDLTATTTELYKDMEPLLRAGKLAKIVDVLPHLADKLRETTPAVYLTKQFFNQMMSDVFYYFNEEDHQRLEDFYVKVEASRDLHQLMEYFCHYLKKFSESSTYSPHVQEVVTIVRERFAEELSLKDMSAHLYLNTVYLGQLIKKETGHTFAELLNHQRIKVAQQLLLNSQLGIEEICFQVGYTNVGYFYKIFKRICGESPKNYRQKIGQLQTE comes from the coding sequence ATGATGCATAAGATGTTAGTAGTTGATGACGAATATATGATTTTGGAAGGGATGAAGCATCTTCTCCCTTATCATGAATACAATGTCGAGATTGTTTATACGGCAGAGAACGCCGAAGAAGCGCTGGATTATTTTTCACAGCATACTGTGGACCTTGTCCTAACCGATGTCAGCATGCCAGATATGACAGGCCTAGAAATGGTTCGACGAATGAAAGAACAATCGCCTGATACCCACATTATCATCATGTCAGGCTTTCAAGAATTCGAATATGCCCGTAAAGCTATCTCCCTCGGGGCAATGGATTACCTCCTTAAGCCCATCAATAAACAAGAACTGGCTAAGCTGCTCCAACAGCTACCAACGTTGAAGAAAGAGACAGATAGGGAATATACCAGGGGATTCTTGGCAGGAACCCTGACAGCGAGTGAGTTATTAAGTCACTCCCAGAAAACATGGTTTGCCGCTAGAGAGACTCCAAACCCAATGGGCTACTGTCGTGAAAAAAATATTTTGCATCAAGTCTACTATTTTCAGTTGACAGAAAGTCGACTAGAGGGTAGTCTATATACAGAAGAAGTTACCCCGACGATGACCATACGGCAGTTGATTGATAAGGTAGAGAGGCGCTTATTTTATAGGCAACTATCAGAAGATTTAACGGCTACTACCACAGAACTCTATAAAGATATGGAACCGCTTCTACGTGCAGGAAAATTGGCAAAAATCGTTGATGTTTTACCACATTTGGCTGATAAATTGCGAGAAACCACTCCGGCAGTCTACCTAACAAAACAATTTTTTAATCAGATGATGTCGGATGTGTTTTACTATTTTAATGAAGAAGACCATCAGCGCTTGGAAGATTTCTATGTAAAGGTAGAAGCAAGTCGAGATCTACATCAACTAATGGAGTATTTTTGTCATTATCTGAAAAAATTTTCCGAGAGTTCCACTTACAGTCCTCATGTACAGGAAGTTGTTACGATTGTTCGTGAACGCTTTGCAGAGGAACTGTCTTTGAAAGATATGAGTGCCCATCTCTACCTAAATACGGTTTACCTAGGTCAACTTATCAAAAAAGAGACTGGGCATACTTTTGCAGAATTGCTCAATCATCAGCGAATCAAGGTAGCACAGCAGCTTCTTTTGAACAGTCAGTTGGGAATCGAAGAAATTTGTTTTCAAGTTGGTTACACGAATGTGGGCTACTTCTATAAGATTTTTAAACGCATTTGTGGGGAATCTCCCAAAAATTACCGACAGAAAATCGGTCAATTACAGACAGAATGA